In Citrus sinensis cultivar Valencia sweet orange chromosome 2, DVS_A1.0, whole genome shotgun sequence, a single genomic region encodes these proteins:
- the LOC102614981 gene encoding NAC transcription factor 25 produces the protein MESTDSSTSSQHPQLPPGFRFHPTDEELVVHYLKKKAASAPLPVAIIAEVDLYKFDPWELPSKATFGEQEWYFFSPRDRKYPNGARPNRAATSGYWKATGTDKPILTSKGNQKVGVKKALVFYGGKPPKGIKTNWIMHEYRIVDNISGTKPPPHQLPADLANKKHSLRLDDWVLCRIYKKNNAQRPMERDRDEDSFEGMCVTLPPNQNPKPFPAPPGRSTLSYGSIFEQDDHFFEGMLSSAGEGIHQNSCVSSSKPPPNTMSMSLVSPTSNSIKRAIPPQFWNEASGSMASSPSRKSFLGDLNSGSGTATDHEHDHDSNSFVSLLNQLPQSAQFNPNTSALLGSLGDATATLRQQFQLPAMNWNS, from the exons ATGGAGAGTACGGATTCGTCGACGAGCTCACAGCACCCGCAGCTGCCACCGGGGTTCCGATTCCACCCGACGGATGAAGAGCTGGTGGTTCACTACCTCAAAAAGAAGGCTGCATCAGCTCCTCTTCCTGTTGCAATTATTGCAGAGGTTGATCTTTACAAGTTTGATCCGTGGGAGCTCCCAA GTAAGGCTACTTTCGGGGAGCAAGAATGGTACTTTTTCAGTCCTAGAGACAGGAAATACCCAAACGGAGCGAGGCCAAATAGAGCAGCAACTTCAGGATATTGGAAGGCAACGGGGACTGATAAGCCGATATTAACATCTAAAGGGAACCAGAAAGTTGGTGTGAAAAAGGCTCTGGTCTTTTATGGTGGCAAGCCTCCCAAAGGGATTAAAACCAATTGGATTATGCATGAATATCGCATCGTCGACAATATTTCTGGAACAAAGCCGCCGCCCCATCAGCTCCCAGCTGATTTGGCCAACAAGAAACACTCTTTAAGG CTTGATGATTGGGTTTTATGCCGGATTTACAAGAAAAACAACGCACAACGGCCGATGGAGAGGGACAGGGACGAAGATAGTTTTGAGGGCATGTGTGTGACGCTGCCACCAAATCAAAATCCGAAGCCCTTCCCGGCTCCGCCTGGCAGAAGTACATTAAGCTACGGTTCAATATTCGAACAAGATGACCATTTCTTTGAAGGGATGTTATCCTCAGCAGGGGAAGGCATACACCAAAACAGCTGCGTTTCGAGCTCGAAGCCGCCACCTAACACAATGTCCATGTCCCTGGTCTCACCTACTTCTAATTCAATTAAACGTGCAATCCCACCGCAGTTCTGGAACGAAGCTTCCGGCTCCATGGCTTCGTCTCCTTCAcggaaaagttttcttggcGATCTTAACAGCGGCAGCGGCACGGCAACCGATCATGAGCACGATCACGATAGCAACTCCTTTGTTTCTTTGCTCAATCAGCTTCCACAGAGCGCCCAGTTCAACCCAAACACTAGTGCCCTTCTTGGCTCCCTTGGCGATGCAACTGCTACTTTAAGGCAACAGTTTCAACTTCCTGCCATGAATTGGAACTCATAA